The genome window GTAtgaggcttatctgaagtcctgacttGAGTAGTCTACAAGGCTGGACTGTCTTAGCTAACTgctttgaagttgtcctgagcaATTTGCAGTCTCTAGCTGATCTATGGGTGGTGGTTGTCAGCTTAGTTGgtgttaccacaatccaggtggagtcATCATTGTGGTGCCCcaacatccttttggagacttcaaaggtcgctGTTAGAAATGGTAATggctgcaacccacagatccagggaggctgcCTAGCAGCAGGAACCCtaagatgactgtggcttataataagtttggttttacccaatcactggacaagctttagtgaaacatttcactattaggataagaatttgtactgtatcaagctgatgaaagaaaatgctggccatactttcaggaggaaaaaaaaaaaagaaatggtcatGCTTCACTGCAGGAAACTTAAACATTGTGAATGTCATATACAGCAGATATTGGATAGGTTAAAGGAACACtatctggggttggggatttagctcagtggtagagcgcttgcctagcaagcacaaggccctgggttcgatcctcagctaaaaaaaaaaaaaaaggaacagaatcTATTAAATACATTGGGGTATACAAACTTAGTTCCTAGTTACCTGCTTTAGACTCAAAATGTTATCAGATCAGTGACAATAGAATAATAGTCCCTGGTTTCGGTTTTTCTTCTATCCCACACTAGATGGCTCTTTTGACATGAAggagagattttggatttttcctttaacgAGCATGCTTCGGTTTAGAGAAGAAGTGAGCCATGCTCTGATTGCATGCCAgccttaatttttaattgaatttggactacaaaaagatcatttgccttatatgtctgtagagaacagtagagacaaacatttgggaagatgtCTGAGATTTTATCCTATTGGAAGTGCATTGTACCATTAagataatttgttttttcttaggACATTTCCTCAAAACCAAAAGTTTAATAtctgtctaacttctggatctgataccattctatttacagctgaagtcaatctgtgtaaaaaaaaaaaaaaaaaaaaaaatcagttaaggCTTCCtttgggacttttaaaattttagcaaATGACCCAGTCCTcgttcctgattcttcaaccatGTCTCAAGCATTCAAAGTTGCGATGTGACATTGCACCAAGGTGTAATCATCATCTAAACTGTCCTTGCAAACGAGTGTAGTCACCCTCATCTAGAAGCTGGTCTTGAGGAATgtccacacctccagcccctttTTGCTGTTCTATGGCCctagcttcctctctctccatgttttccattgtaactgaggaccagcttctaGTACTGCTGTTAATCTTGTGTAATAGTTCTGTTTCTAGTTGCCCATAATTTTAACATCTTTACAAAGGGTGAATGTACAATATGAAAcaactgcttccttaaatctcttcaaatctaacatttctttcctttttactatatccataatgttttttttttattctatgtgtttttcttttttacttttcttttttttttttttcaagacaatttctctatgtaattttggtgcctgtcctagatcttgatctgtagaccaggctggcctcaaactcatagagatccgcctggctctgcctcccaagtgctgggattaaagatgtgtgccaccaccgcccagcttaaggTTGGTTTTCTAGTAACATTGGGCTGCTCCTCTAATGGTGTGGTAGGTTCTGCTCCTTTTgattagtaggtctttctaaggcttgtatctttttttttttttttttttttttggttttttgagacagggtttctctgtgtagctttgcgcctttcctggaactcacttggtagaccaggctggcctcgaactcacagagatccgcctggctctgcctcccgagtgctgggattaaaggcgtgcgccaccaccgcccggctaaggcttgtatcttatcagtcaaattatcatatttggcacagttatcaaaccactttttaaggataaaatatgaactACTCAAGTGATGATAATTATGATCcacattatgtcaatcccagctaagCTGTTTATCACCATTTGCAAGCCATCCATATTAGCACCAAACAGGGTCCTAACTCCCTGCATTGTGATATGTTTTATTCTTAACCACCCCCCTTTTTTAACCTAAGTCCCCACTTAAAAATTCCCAAGCGTCTTACCAGATCTGATGATGCTGACAGTGTAGGCAGAGATATGCAGGGGTAATCAGCTGCAGTTCTGGTGTTCGATTGTGCTGGCATAGAGGGCATGTAATGGGGACTACCGTGGCTGCTCACACACTGTAAGGGCAGGGCGGTGAGCTGTCTGAAGAGCTACTCTAAGGAATCTGGTAGGAGAAATGCACAGGGCTGGGATGCAGACAATGGTAGCTGTTGCTGCTTAGCATGGCTGTGTAGAGGACGCCAGTGGTGCATGCCCAGCTCCTCAGCACATTGCAGTGGTGGTAATAGCACTAAAAGTCTGAGCCTCAAGCAGGTCTCAAGGAAGCCACGCTGGCCTGGGTTGGCAGCTCGGAGAGAGTTTCCGGAGGAGgccagtggggtgggggttgcGCCACAGCTGAAGGGTGCTGTAGAAAGGCTGCAACAGAAGACCTCCAGACATGGAGAAACAGTCGTGGGGGGCCTGTGGGGAGGGAGCCAAATCTGGCTGTGGCAGTGGATGCGGCATGGAGAGTTTCCCACCTTGGTGTGGTTTAATGATGCTCCATGTTGGGCGCCGGAAGTAATGAATACCTAAATTGTTCCACTATCATGAAAACTTCAGAGTCAGAAATAAAGACCTGTTCAATCTAAGGATAACAGAGTCAATTGGCTGACCCTCTCTTCACATTTTTCCTGAATCACCAGCACCTGAAATTCCCCTGAaagtctctcttctcctttcctgtcttctctagCAAACCTCAGTCCTCCAAGAACTCTATGGCTAATCCCAGTCATCCAATCACTGACTCTGTCCTTTGATTCAAGGTGGATTTATGGGTACAATGGAGTGGCCATACAAACATTTATCCCACAACACCCAgctaaatatactttttttttgggggggggggagggatgtgtttcaagacagggtttctctgtgtagctctggctgtcctggaactcagtctgtcgtccaagcctcaaactcacacagatccacccgtctctgcctccgagtgccgagattaaaggtgtgtgccaccactgctcggctaaATAGACTTTTTTAAGGGCAGTTCCACCCAAGTCTACGTAGTAAAAAGACACTTCATATTTCTCCAGAAAAAGTCACACAGCCCCTCTTACCTCACTGTGCCTTATTTAGCTCTTTAGAGGCAGTATTTCCACATAGAGCTACCTTGTGAGGAACTGGGGCTTAGGACTTCACCCCATGAATCTAGaagaggagacagttcagccatAACCAGGGAGGACCGAAGGGAACTGCTGGTGAGTACACACCTTCTGGAAGTAGTGGCAATCGATGCACAACTTTGAGACTATGCTAAAACTCCACGGAATTACCCGCTCTAGCAGAATGAAATTTGCACTGAGGCCAGAAGTGACTTGGAGGAGCATGGATTAGTCGAGCCAGAGGGGTGGCAGGGGCCTCTGCGGTCACTCTCAACTGCACAGCTCCAGTGGAGTCTAGAGTTTAATATAGCTCCTTTCTCTGTgagacacacccccaccccccagggtcTGGCATTAAATTCACTATTGTGCTGCCAGACCAGGGTTGGGATTAGAACTGGGGCACTTAAAATCTTTCTTACaagtgtgtgcgcgcgcgtgggTCATGCACCTGCACATGTCAGAGAACAGCTGTGGGAGTCACTTCCGTCCTATCACGTGGAGCCCAGGGGTGGAGCCCAGGTTCAGTTTAGCAGCAAATGCTGTTACTGGCTGAGCCAGCTCATCAGTCCCTGGAATTGGGACACTTCTTAAGGACCGAGCTGTGGCCCTCGGTTGTCATTTTGTCGTTGGGGTAGTGTCATCCATTCTCTCTAACACATAGTGTTTCCTTCACACCAGAGCCTGTTCCGAGTCCTGGTCAGCTGACCAGTCCTCGAGTGCCGTGACAGTCCTGTGAACTGGGCGCGGTTAACCCTTCTTCCTCAGGCCGGGAATTTGCCCAGATTGTTTGTGCTCACACAGCTAACACAGAAATGTAGCAAGCAGAGCCGGGCCGGCAGCCAGTGTGcggtgctgtgctgtgtgtgagcCACTGCACTGCTGTGAGACTTTATCCTCGCCTTGTGGAGGAATCAGGCCCAGAGAGCTGCATGAGTTAGTTGTTTAGGGAATTAGGAAGGAAGCAGGCACCAGCTGTCTAAGGTGAGGTGTCAGGATCAATGTGTTCATGTGCCCGGGTAAGTGTCTAAGTGATGGGTAAACTGCAAGaataaaatggggggggggggagcagaggtgaagacgggcggtggtggcctttaatcccagcacttgggaggctgaggcaggcggatgtctgtgagttccagaacagccagggctacacagagaaaccctgttcaaaAACAAAGAGGTGTCCATTAGCTGAGTGTGGTgtcccagagctacacagaaaaaccctgtcttaaaaaacaagagaggaagaaaagcactGGGTGGttgtggcgtacgcctttaatcccagcactccggaggcagaggcagatggatctctgtgagttcgaggccagcctgggctacggagcgAGatgcaagacagccagggctacacagagaaacggtgTCTtagaaacaaaaactgaaaaaaggaaaagcagaggtgAGAGGAAAAGGGAACAAGCAGGCTGggccctcacccctgctccctgAGGCCTGTGTGCCCAGcattctgtctgtttctttccTGCTGTCAGAACCCCTGTCCTGAGGCTCGCCCACATCCTGGCTGACAGACAGCCTTTGGCAAGGCTTCAGGAAAGTCTAACCTCCGGGGTCATCAAGGCTGGTGGCAGAGGTGTCCAAGGGGGCACCCAGACAGGTTCCCAGGTGGCAGAACGCCTGCGTCCCTGGAGGAGCCACCTCTCAGCTTTGGGTGGGTGCGGCAGAAACCCTCGTGACCTTGCTGCTGACATTCCTCAGAAGCCACGTGGTCCCAACTGGCAGGGACAGCTGCAGACAGGGGCTGAACCAGCCTTGTTCCCAGGGTGGCGCCCGTTGTCCATCCAGGCCCCGCTCCGCTCCCGGGGTTGCTTTGCCTCCCAGCGTTCAGTGGGCAGCCGGTACCGTGGAGCCAACACCATGAGGGTCTAGAGGCGCCTGGCCCACCACAGTCTTTGCGAGTGGTCAGGCTGTGGGAGGATGGGGCAGGACCAGACAAAGCAACAGATCGAAAAGGGACTGCAGCTGTACCAGTCCAACCAGACAGAGAAGGCACTGCAGGTGTGGATGAAGGTGCTGGAGAAAGGCTCCGACCTCGTGGGCCGCTTCCGGGTGCTGGGCTGCCTGGTCACAGCTCACTCGGAGATGGGCCGCTACAAAGAGATGCTGAAGGTAGATGTACCTTCCCAGGGTGCCATGGGAGGGCCCGGGGGCTGGGAAAGGGCAGGGAACAGGGCTGGGTGGCTCCCCTGTAGCTTCCTGAGAATCCTCTATCTTAACAGGCTAGTGGCTGGGTCTGAGGTTTTCAATCTGCGTGGAAAGACCCTGAGACTTAGATGGATGGGTATCTTCAGATTCAGGCCTGTGGCCTTCAGCTTCATTGTCTGAGCCTCTGAGCCTGAGATTCTCAGGCATCAGGGCCAGAGTCCAGGGATCTCAAGACCAGACCTCCAAGCCTAGGTTTTGGTCTGCTGCTTGCTACTTGGAGATACAGGCTCCATTTGAGGGTCTGGCTGGTCAGTGGTAGACTCCAGATCTGAGGCTGGGGGTGCAAGGGTCTTGTCTGCAGGTCTGAGCTACAGTTCAAGCTTATAGGCCATGGCTGGAGCCCAGGAGGATGGATCTGAGATGGTGAAGCTCTGAGTGTGAGCTTTGGGGTCTGCTGCTCTGGCTGTGAGGTGGGCCTGGGTATGGCACCCCAGGGGGTACAGGTTGAGCCTTGGCTGAATGTTGTCTACCTACTACCCCGGGGTCAGTTTGCTGTGGTCCAGATTGACACCGCACGGGAGCTGGAGGATGCCGACTTCCTGCTGGAAAGCTACCTGAACCTGGCACGCAGCAACGAGAAACTGTGTGAGTTCCACAAAACCATCTCCTACTGCAAGACCTGCCTTGGCCTGCCTGGTGCCAGGGCTGGTGCCCAGCTTGGGGGCCAGGTCAGCCTGAGCATGGGCAATGCTTTCCTGGGCCTCAGCCTCTTCCAGAAGGCCCTAGAGAGCTTTGAGAAGGCCCTGCGCTATGCCCACAACAATGATGACACCATGCTGGAGTGCCGTGTCTGCTGCAGCCTGGGCAGCTTCTACGCCCAGGTCAAGGTGGGCCTGGGCCCTGGGGGGGGGGACAATGGGGGTTTGGGGCTCCCTGAGAGTTTTGGGGGGAGGGTTCTCACTGTTTATGATATCTATTCCCTGGTGTCCTCTGGCCGAAAGTTCTTTTGAGACAATGCCATCAGCCTTAGCCAATCAGAGAATGGAACTATCAGACTTGCGGATCCCGCAAATGGTCCCTCAGATGGCATAGGTTTTAAGGTGGCTGTTGAACCTCCTGGGACCTTGTCAGCTTCACATTCCCTTGGGTGGATGAGTGGTCCATGGCACCGGAGATGAAGCTGCTCACGGAGCATTTCCCTGCATGGACAGGTCCACAAACCCACTGGCATGCTTTATAGAGGCtgcgcctgcctccaggttcagcACAAGCCCCGAGAGCCTCCTAGGACCACCATCTTGCTGGGCACTGCCCTCAGCCCTCCTTTTAGATAGTGGTGTGGTGAATGAGACAGAGAGGACTCCAGGGAAGGTAGAGCCATCATTCACCTCCATCTCTCAGGTGACCTAGGAGACAGGGAAGCCCCTTGTAAGAACAAGGCATAGGCTGTGTTTTCTGTAAGGTCTTCAGCAAGTCACCTACTTCTCCGAACCCGAAGAGGTCTGTTTGtaaatgaggaagaacaagacTCACAGACGAGGTGTAAAGATTGATTTGTCTAGTATTTATTGaagggggttggagaggtggatcagtggttaaaagccctgcttgctgctcttgaagaggacccaggtttagttcccagcactgatatggtggctcacagctgctttTAACTACAGTCCCATGGCTATCCTGACCTCTGCAGGATGCTGCATGCACctgctacacatacatacactcacacacatacactatcaaataaatactttaagaaatatttactgaagctgggcggtggtggcgcacgcctttaatcccagcactcgggaggcagaggcaggcggatctctgtgagttcgaggccagcctggtctccaaagcgagttccaggaaaggcgcaaagctacacagagaaaccctgtctcgaaaaaccaaaaaaaaaaaaaaaaaaaaaaaaaaagaaatatttactgagccaggcggtggtgacacacacctttaatcccagcacttgggaggcagaggcaggtggatctctgtgagttcaaggccagccttgtctacagagcttgTCCATTACAGGCtccaaaagcaaaagagaaatcctgtctcgaaaaaaccaaaaaaataaaaataaataaaaggaatgccgagcagtggtggtgcacgcctttaatcccagtactcgggaggcagatggatctctgtgagttcgaggccagcctgggctacaaagggagttccaggaaaggcgcaaagctggaaaaaaaaatcaaaatttactGAGGATCCACTCCGTCCCAGGCACCGTTGGACTATGTGTTTGTAGCACAGTTTGGTGGGGTCCCTATCTGGCTGTCCTGTTCTATCTGGATGAGAATCTCGGTGACCACAATCAGGAAGGTGGTTATGTATCGTGTGAAGAAAGGTAGCCAACACCAGGATGTGGGTTAGTGGTGCCATTGTTAAGACAGGGATCAGAAGGCCTCAGTgagtgatggaggaggagagggctgaGCCATGCAGAAATCCCGGGAATGAGCATCAGCCCAGGCTGTGCCAAGAGGAAGGGAGGCCCCGGAGTGGTGTATGAGGAGGTGGGAAGCCATGCAGAAGCGTGGTTGTGAACTTGCTGGCAGAGTCGGGGACCGAACACTTCCCATCACCAGGATTTTAGTGGGAGGGGGTGACATGGTCTCATATGACCCAGTGTAACACCCGGCCATGGgggatttttttaagatttttattttgtgtgtgtggatattttgcctacatgtgtgtctgagtACCACGTGTGCCTTGCTTGTGGACaccagaggtcagcattggatgccctggaactggagctacagatggtgaTGAGATGTCATGGGGGTGCTGCAAATCAaaaccgggtcctctggaagagcagccagtgctcctaaccgctaagccatgtctctagccccaaGTGTTGGTGGAATTTTAACTCCTGGCACACGATAAATACTTTGTCCCCCAAAGTGAGAAAATAatgtaagaaaatataataattacaCAGTGAATTCCCATATACACACCATTAGATGGACCAATTATTCATATTTTGCTGCTTTCAGTTTATGCATTTTGCTATTGTATTAGAAAATTACTGACATCAGACTGGGGATGTAGGGCTGTTGGCAGAGTCTTTTGTAGTGTTCAcaaagtttagttcccagtactgcataaactgagtgtagtagcacatgcctgtgatgATTAGGTAGAGACACTTCAAAGATGCAGATGTGGGGCTTGGGCCCGGGGGTTGGTTCCCATGGCATAGATGGAGGCACAGGAAGAGAACCAAGATGTAGGGCAGAGGATGTGGCTAAGAGTGGACAGACAGGGCAGTCCTCTGAGCTCCTGCTTTCCTGATGAGTGGGAGGCGACGGCATTGGCTCTTTATGAGGGagcttttgtgagtttgaggaggaAGCGTTCCTAGAAGGATTTCATGGGCATGCCAAACCTGTTCTGATGTTCTCTGGTGCTGATGGGATAGAACTGTCTCAGCCCTCAGGAGCAGCTGCTCCTGGGGACTCGGATAAACCCCTCAGAAGCCCGTCTAGGACAGAATGAGAGGAGAAGCCAGCTGTGTTTTGCCTTTTCActcaataaacaaatatttattacatatcagccaagtCTAAGAACTGTTTTAGGCACTTGGCACACAGCAGCCATCCTAAGAGACCATACCTGTCCACTGGCTTCCCCTTCTACCTGGATCATACTTACCACTGGAGGCCAAAATAAAGAatgagctgggggctggagagatgcctcaagaggataagagcactggctgctcttccagaggtcctgagttcaattcccagcaaccacatggcagctcacaaccatccataatgagacctggtgccctcttctggcatgcaggcgtATATAGAGGCAGAatgaacactgtatacatagcaaataaataaatatttaaaaagtgagcTGACTATGACCACTATGGTGCATATCTgtgatcctagtactcaggaggcatagTCAGAAAGACTATAAGTTTGCGGCTAACTCGtgcagtattaaaaaaaaaaaattggggttcCCTGGCTGTCAGTGAACCCAAGTCTGGAGCCCTGGGTTTAGGACAGTTCCTACCACTCAATGTGTCCCCGTCCTGTTCTGTGTCCCTGCAGGACTATGAGAAAGCCTTGTTCTTCCCCTGCAAGGCTGCAGAGCTTGTCAACGACTATGGCAAAGGCTGGAGCCTCAAGTATCGGGCCATGAGCCAGTACCACATGGCTGTGGCCTACCGTCTGCTAGGCCACCTGGGCAGCGCCATGGAGTGTTGTGAGGTGGGGGAGCTGGGAAGCACTCGGGTGGGGGAGGACCTCAGGCCCAGTTTTCTAGAACAgtccacagaacacacacacacacacacacacacacacacacacacacacacacacacacacagacacacacacacacacacacacaccttgccctTGAGTCGCTGAAGAGAGTATTTCTATCACAAACTGTGCCCCAAGACCTTATTCCCTTCCAGTCCATCCTCAGGGCCAGGAGCGTCCCTGTCCCCCGCAGCCTCTGTGGGACACTTTGAAAAGTAAAATgtgagggctgaggatgtggctcagttggtaggatgcttgcctgacatgcacaaagtcctgggttcagccaggcggtggtggcacacgcctttaatcccagcactcgggaggcagaggcaggtggatctctgtgagtttgaggccagcctggtctacagagtgagacccaagacagccaggaaaacacagagaaacctcgtcttgaaaaaccaaaaccaaaacaacagcccTGCATTCAAT of Peromyscus maniculatus bairdii isolate BWxNUB_F1_BW_parent chromosome 4, HU_Pman_BW_mat_3.1, whole genome shotgun sequence contains these proteins:
- the Rapsn gene encoding 43 kDa receptor-associated protein of the synapse isoform X2, whose product is MGQDQTKQQIEKGLQLYQSNQTEKALQVWMKVLEKGSDLVGRFRVLGCLVTAHSEMGRYKEMLKFAVVQIDTARELEDADFLLESYLNLARSNEKLLFQKALESFEKALRYAHNNDDTMLECRVCCSLGSFYAQVKDYEKALFFPCKAAELVNDYGKGWSLKYRAMSQYHMAVAYRLLGHLGSAMECCEESMKIALQHGDRPLQALCLLCFADIHRSRGDLETAFPRYDSAMSIMTEIGNRLGQVHVLLGVAKCWMARKVLDKALDAIEKAQDLAEEVGNKLSQLKLHCLSEGIYRSKGLQRELRAHVVRFHECVEETELYCGLCGESIGEKNSRLQALPCSHIFHLRCLQNNGTRSCPNCRRASMKPGFV
- the Rapsn gene encoding 43 kDa receptor-associated protein of the synapse isoform X1, which gives rise to MGQDQTKQQIEKGLQLYQSNQTEKALQVWMKVLEKGSDLVGRFRVLGCLVTAHSEMGRYKEMLKFAVVQIDTARELEDADFLLESYLNLARSNEKLCEFHKTISYCKTCLGLPGARAGAQLGGQVSLSMGNAFLGLSLFQKALESFEKALRYAHNNDDTMLECRVCCSLGSFYAQVKDYEKALFFPCKAAELVNDYGKGWSLKYRAMSQYHMAVAYRLLGHLGSAMECCEESMKIALQHGDRPLQALCLLCFADIHRSRGDLETAFPRYDSAMSIMTEIGNRLGQVHVLLGVAKCWMARKVLDKALDAIEKAQDLAEEVGNKLSQLKLHCLSEGIYRSKGLQRELRAHVVRFHECVEETELYCGLCGESIGEKNSRLQALPCSHIFHLRCLQNNGTRSCPNCRRASMKPGFV